GAGGTCGCCACCATCGCCGATGTGCGATCGCGAGTACTGGTCAGCGAGGTACTGACGTTGATGCAGCACCACGAGCGGGTGCGTGACCCTCGAGTGGTGCTGCTGACCAACCATGACGTCGAGCACGGGACGGAGCTCGCCCGTTCGGTCCTGGCTTACCTGGAGGCCTTCGGCGAGGTGCGCAGGGCGGGCGGTTGGCTGCACATTCACCCCAACACGCTGCGCTACCGTATTCGGCGTGCCTGCGAACTCAGTGGTATCGACCTCGCCGAGCCCACCGAACGCCTGAGTGTCCACCTGCAGTTGTTGCTGGCCCAGCGGCACGGAGGTGCGGCACTGCGCTGCTTCCGGGAAGCATCGGATGCGTGGCACGCGTGACGGCAGCTCGGCACGATCGTTAATGTTCACGTCCGCGAGTCCCGATGCCACTGGAGGGCCGGATCGATGTCCAGCTATCGCACCGTCGTCGTCGGAACGGATGGCTCCCCGCCCTCGATGCGCGCGGTCGCCCGTGCTGCGGAGGTGACGCGCGATTCCGCGGCCGAGCTCGTGATCGTGTGTGCCTACTACCCGAGCAGCGAGCGGGAGGTGGAACGCGCCCGTGACGAACTCGGCGACGAAGCGTTTCAGGTGATCGGCGCGGCCCCGGCCGAGCAGACACTGCGGGAGGCCGGTGAGCATGCCCGTGCGGCGGGCGTGGACAGCATCAAGACGGTCCCTGTAGTAGGGCCGCCGATCAACTCGTTGATCGAGACGGCGTACGAGCATGCGGCCGACCTTCTGGTCGTGGGAAGTCGTGGGCTGAACACGCTCAAGGGACGCATCCTCGGGTCGGTCCCCTCGGAGGTGTCGCGGCGCTCGGACTGTGATGTACTCGTCGTTCGAACGGCGCGGTAGCCCGTGTCCTCCGAGAATCCGATCGAGCGAGTTCTGCTCGGCGGCGAACCCCGGTACCGCAAGGCGGAAGTGGCCGAGGCGACCGGGGTTGAGCTGTCGCGGGCGGAACGGCTCTGGGAGGCCATGGGTTTCGCGCACGTCCCCGACGATGCGGTGGTGTTCACCGAGTCCGACGTGACGGCGCTGCGCACGCTGCTCCAACTGGTTTCCGCCGAGGTCATCACTTCCGAGGTGGAGACGGCGGTGGCGCGGTCGCTGGCGCAGACCATGTCGCGGTTGGCGGAATGGCAGGTCGGAATCTTCAAGTCGGTTCTCGGGGAGAAGTTCGCCGACGACGTCGAGACGACCGCGCAGTTCGCGCAGGCGATCCTGCCGGTGATGGACCAGTTGCAGGGATACGTCTGGCGTCGCCACCTTGCCGCTATCGCGGGGCGGGAGCTCGAGGAGACCGATGCTCGAACCGACGAGCCGACGAGCCTGGTGGTGGGGTTCGCCGACATCGTCGGTTACACCAGACTCGTCCGCGACTTCAGCGAGATCGAACTCGCCGGGCTGATCGACGACTTCGAGGACCTCGTCACCCGGCGAATCGCCGAGAACCACGGCCGGATCGTGAAGACGGTCGGCGACGAGGTTCTTTTCGTCGCCGACACGGCGGCGAGTGCCGCCGAGATCGCCCTGTCGCTGAACGAGGGGATCACCGCGGAACCCAGGCTGCCGCCACTGCGCATCGGGTTGGCCAAGGGCAGAGTGCTGGCGCGGTTCGGTGACGTCTACGGGTCGACGGTCAACATCGCCAGTCGCCTGACCACGCTGGCTCGACCCGCTTCCGTCCTGATCGACCGGGAATGTGCCGACGCGCTCCGGGACCACCGCGAATTCTCCCTGGCCTCCATCGGTCCCACCAAGGTGCAGGGCTTCCGAGGCCTGCGTGCCTGGGCACTGCGCCGCGCCGCCTGACTCGGAGCCGCCTGACTCGGATTCGCCCGACCCACTCCGCCGGGCCCGCCGCACACTGCTGTGATCGATTACTCACGGGGAGATGCTGCCGACATCCGGTGATGGCCATAAGGTCGTGAGCCATGGGAGCCGATCGGGGAACAGCCACTACCCGCAGCCACTCCGCCGAGATCGAGGCCCTGGCGGCACAGTACGCACGGATCCCGGACTCGGACGAGGTGCGCTTGGCCAAGCCCACCTCGAACCTCTTCCGCTTCCGCTCGCCGTCGCGTTCGCCCGGCCTCGACGTCAGTGGCCTGAACCGGGTGCTCTCGGTGGATCCCGACAGCCGTACGGCCGATGTGCAGGCGATGACCACCTACGAGGACCTGGTCGACGCGACGCTGCCGTACGGATTGATGCCGCTGGTGGTTCCGCAGCTCAAAACGATCACGCTCGGGGGTGCGGTGGCCGGGCTGGGCATCGAGGCCTCCTCGTTCCGCAACGGCTTACCGCACGAATCCGTACGGGAAATGGAGATCCTCACCGGCGACGGACGGGTCGTGCTCGCACGGCCGGACAACGAGCACGCGGAGCTGTTCCGGGGATTTCCCAACTCCTACGGTTCGCTCGGCTACGCGCTGCGCCTGGTGATCGAGCTCGAACCGGTCGCGCCGTATGTCCGGCTCCGGCACGTGGGCTTCGACAGCGTGGCCGACTGCGTGGCCGCACTGTCGGAGATCTGGCGGACCCGGTCGTTCGAGGGCAGCCGGGTCGACTTCGTGGACGGCACCGTGTTCGACGCCGCATCGGTGTATCTGACGCTGGCGACGTTCGTGACCGAAGCACCCGAGCCGAGCGACTACACCGGTCGGCGGATTTACTACCGCTCGATCAGGCAGCGCACTGTCGATCACCTGCATGTACGGGACTACCTCTGGCGTTGGGACACCGACTGGTTCTGGTGCTCCCGTGCCCTGGGCGCCCAGCATCCGCTCGTGCGTCCGTTCTGGCCGCGGCGCTACCTGCGCTCGGATGTGTACCGCCGGATGATCGCCGCCGACCGGCGGTTCGGGTTGTCGGCTCGGCTCAACCGCCGGCGGGGACGACCTCCGGACGAGCCCGTGATTCAGGATGTCGAGATCCCGCTCGAGAGACTGGCGGAATTCCTGGAGTTCTTCCGCCGGGACATCGGGATCAGCCCCGTCTGGCTGTGCCCGGTCCGGTTGCGCGATCCCGACGGCTGGTCGCTGTATCCGATGGACCCGCGGACCCGCTATGTCAACGTCGGTTTCTGGTCCACCGTTCCGGTGTCACCGGGGCAGGACGGTTCGGTCCACAACCGGGCCATCGAACGCACAGTGACCGAATTGGACGGGCACAAGTCGCTGTACTCGACCTCCTACTACGACGAGGACGAGTTCTGGCGGTTGTACAACCGGCCTGCCTACCAGCGGCTCAAGGACCACTATGACGCATACGCCCGGTTGCCCGGGCTTTACGACAAGTGTGTGCGGGGTAGCTGACACAGCAGAGAGGAGAATCGGTTATGGATGTGGCGGGGGTGGTGCCACGTGTCCTGGGAGAGGACCTGCCGGTCGAGTTCCGTGCCTACGATGGCAGCCGCGCCGGGCGTGCCGGTGCCGACATCCTGCTGGAGATCCGCTCGCCGCTGGCGCTGTCGCATCTGGCGGCCTCGCCCGACGAACTCGGGCTGGCACGGGCCTACGTCACCGGGCATCTGGAGGTGCACGGTGACATGTACACCGCGCTGACCCGCTTCCCGGCCATCAGCCTGGAGGCGGTGCCCGGCCGTGTCCGGCTGGAGCTCATGCTCAAGCTCGCCGCGCACCGGCTGTGGTGGCCCGTTCGCCCGCCCGCGCACGAGGCGCGCCCGCATGGCCTGCGGCACTCCAAGAACCGGGACAGCCAGGCCATCTCCCACCACTACGATGTGTCGAACCGTTTTTACGAGTGGGTCCTGGGCCCGTCGATGACCTACACCTGCGCGGTGTTCCCCGACGCGGCGTCGACGTTGGAACAGGCGCAATTCGCCAAGCACGATCTGGTCGCCCGCAAACTCGGCTTGTCCGAGGGCATGCGTCTACTCGATGTCGGTGCCGGCTGGGGCGGCATGGTGCTGCACGCCGCCGAACACTACGGGGTACGTGCCCTCGGCGTGACCCTGTCCCGCGCACAGGCGCAGTGGGCACAGAAGGCCATCGCCGAGCGGGGACTCGCCGACCTGGCCGAGGTGCGCCACCTCGACTACCGCGATGTGGCCGAGTCCGACTTCGACGCGGTGAGTTCCATCGGGCTCACCGAGCACATCGGGCATGCGCAGGTTCCCGGTTACTTCGCCTTTCTCCGGGGCAAACTCCGTCCGGGCGGGCGGTTGCTCAACCACTGCATCACCCGTCCCGACGGCTCGCACTCCGCACGGACGGGCAAGTTCA
This Haloactinomyces albus DNA region includes the following protein-coding sequences:
- a CDS encoding universal stress protein, with translation MSSYRTVVVGTDGSPPSMRAVARAAEVTRDSAAELVIVCAYYPSSEREVERARDELGDEAFQVIGAAPAEQTLREAGEHARAAGVDSIKTVPVVGPPINSLIETAYEHAADLLVVGSRGLNTLKGRILGSVPSEVSRRSDCDVLVVRTAR
- a CDS encoding adenylate/guanylate cyclase domain-containing protein; the encoded protein is MSSENPIERVLLGGEPRYRKAEVAEATGVELSRAERLWEAMGFAHVPDDAVVFTESDVTALRTLLQLVSAEVITSEVETAVARSLAQTMSRLAEWQVGIFKSVLGEKFADDVETTAQFAQAILPVMDQLQGYVWRRHLAAIAGRELEETDARTDEPTSLVVGFADIVGYTRLVRDFSEIELAGLIDDFEDLVTRRIAENHGRIVKTVGDEVLFVADTAASAAEIALSLNEGITAEPRLPPLRIGLAKGRVLARFGDVYGSTVNIASRLTTLARPASVLIDRECADALRDHREFSLASIGPTKVQGFRGLRAWALRRAA
- a CDS encoding FAD-binding oxidoreductase, which encodes MGADRGTATTRSHSAEIEALAAQYARIPDSDEVRLAKPTSNLFRFRSPSRSPGLDVSGLNRVLSVDPDSRTADVQAMTTYEDLVDATLPYGLMPLVVPQLKTITLGGAVAGLGIEASSFRNGLPHESVREMEILTGDGRVVLARPDNEHAELFRGFPNSYGSLGYALRLVIELEPVAPYVRLRHVGFDSVADCVAALSEIWRTRSFEGSRVDFVDGTVFDAASVYLTLATFVTEAPEPSDYTGRRIYYRSIRQRTVDHLHVRDYLWRWDTDWFWCSRALGAQHPLVRPFWPRRYLRSDVYRRMIAADRRFGLSARLNRRRGRPPDEPVIQDVEIPLERLAEFLEFFRRDIGISPVWLCPVRLRDPDGWSLYPMDPRTRYVNVGFWSTVPVSPGQDGSVHNRAIERTVTELDGHKSLYSTSYYDEDEFWRLYNRPAYQRLKDHYDAYARLPGLYDKCVRGS
- a CDS encoding cyclopropane-fatty-acyl-phospholipid synthase family protein, which translates into the protein MDVAGVVPRVLGEDLPVEFRAYDGSRAGRAGADILLEIRSPLALSHLAASPDELGLARAYVTGHLEVHGDMYTALTRFPAISLEAVPGRVRLELMLKLAAHRLWWPVRPPAHEARPHGLRHSKNRDSQAISHHYDVSNRFYEWVLGPSMTYTCAVFPDAASTLEQAQFAKHDLVARKLGLSEGMRLLDVGAGWGGMVLHAAEHYGVRALGVTLSRAQAQWAQKAIAERGLADLAEVRHLDYRDVAESDFDAVSSIGLTEHIGHAQVPGYFAFLRGKLRPGGRLLNHCITRPDGSHSARTGKFIGRYVFPDGELESPAAVISAMHDNGLEVRHEENLREHYARTLAAWSANLEAQWSDAVREVGVERARIWRLYMAASRFGFEQNNIQLHQVLGVRLDGTEAHLPLRPDW